From a region of the Vicinamibacteria bacterium genome:
- a CDS encoding lytic transglycosylase domain-containing protein, whose translation MLRLGRGPWTRLPLATLLVLAGASARAEIAVLSNGQTLKIIARRVEGDTLVLGLRGGGEVSTPVTLVRGFVPDEVLDEVAGEGGDLRALATEAARRHGLDPELVLAVVSVESNFRPQAVSPKGAQGLMQLMPATAASLGIRDPFDASANLDGGARHLSSLLALYEGDVKKALAAYNAGTGAVGRHQGVPPYRETRDYVKRVLERYERAK comes from the coding sequence ATGCTGAGGCTCGGTCGAGGCCCATGGACCCGACTGCCCCTGGCGACCCTGCTCGTCCTCGCGGGAGCGTCCGCACGGGCGGAGATCGCCGTCCTCAGCAACGGCCAGACCCTGAAGATCATCGCCCGGCGCGTGGAGGGGGACACGCTGGTCCTGGGCCTCCGGGGTGGCGGCGAGGTCAGCACGCCCGTCACCCTCGTGCGTGGGTTCGTTCCCGACGAGGTATTGGACGAGGTCGCCGGGGAGGGGGGAGACCTGCGGGCGCTCGCCACTGAGGCCGCCCGACGACACGGCCTGGATCCGGAGCTCGTCTTGGCGGTCGTGTCGGTGGAGTCCAACTTCCGGCCGCAAGCGGTCTCTCCGAAGGGGGCCCAGGGCCTCATGCAGCTCATGCCCGCCACCGCCGCCTCCCTCGGCATCCGCGATCCCTTCGATGCCTCCGCCAATCTGGACGGCGGCGCCCGTCATCTGAGCTCCCTGCTCGCTCTCTACGAGGGCGATGTGAAGAAGGCGCTGGCCGCCTATAACGCGGGGACGGGCGCGGTGGGCCGCCACCAGGGCGTTCCCCCGTACCGCGAGACCCGGGACTACGTGAAGAGGGTCCTAGAGCGCTACGAGAGGGCGAAATGA
- a CDS encoding type II secretion system protein, translating into MRRGPDPGREAGYSLVALIASMTIMLVLMGAAAPTWRYIMQDDREQELIFRGGSIADAIQRFQKKSGNALPTSLEVLVKGKYLRKAYKDPMTRDGKWRLIHQGEATLAPPTPGASPPPGASPPPNAPPPTQPPSPGGVMGGSIGPLVGVASRSTDKSLRLFNGRNHYNEWIFAVGQPRVIGGQLSPVLPGSTPPGGLSPLTPGSPRPNPSSAPR; encoded by the coding sequence ATGAGGAGGGGGCCGGACCCCGGGCGTGAGGCGGGTTATTCGCTCGTGGCCCTCATCGCCTCCATGACCATCATGCTCGTGCTTATGGGCGCCGCCGCTCCGACCTGGCGCTACATCATGCAGGACGACCGGGAGCAGGAGCTGATCTTTCGGGGGGGCTCCATCGCGGACGCCATCCAGCGATTCCAGAAGAAGAGCGGCAACGCCTTGCCCACGTCGCTCGAGGTTCTCGTGAAGGGCAAGTACCTGCGCAAGGCCTACAAGGACCCCATGACCCGGGACGGCAAGTGGCGCCTCATCCACCAGGGGGAGGCGACGCTCGCCCCGCCGACGCCGGGGGCGAGCCCTCCGCCGGGGGCCAGCCCCCCGCCAAACGCCCCCCCCCCGACCCAGCCGCCTTCTCCGGGGGGCGTCATGGGCGGCTCCATCGGGCCGCTCGTCGGCGTGGCCAGCAGAAGCACGGACAAGAGCCTGCGTCTATTCAATGGCCGGAACCACTACAACGAGTGGATCTTTGCCGTCGGCCAGCCCAGGGTCATTGGCGGCCAACTGAGTCCGGTTCTGCCGGGAAGCACGCCCCCGGGGGGCCTCAGCCCCTTGACCCCTGGGTCACCCCGTCCAAACCCGTCGTCCGCCCCGCGCTGA
- a CDS encoding prepilin-type N-terminal cleavage/methylation domain-containing protein, with translation MGRSTTPGEGGFTLLELITVVALIAILAAIALPEYKVAILQSREAVLKEDLFRLRELIDQYYADKGRYPASLDALKEDGYVRAVPVDPITRMADWEVVNAEPDPDRPTEPPGIIDLKSASTESSLSGTPYNEW, from the coding sequence ATGGGACGCAGTACAACTCCTGGTGAGGGAGGCTTCACCCTCCTCGAGCTGATCACGGTGGTGGCCCTCATCGCCATCCTGGCCGCGATCGCGCTGCCTGAGTACAAGGTGGCCATCCTCCAATCCCGGGAGGCGGTGCTGAAAGAGGATCTCTTCCGCCTGCGCGAGCTGATCGACCAGTACTACGCGGACAAGGGCCGCTATCCGGCCTCCCTGGATGCCCTCAAGGAGGACGGCTACGTGCGGGCCGTCCCCGTCGACCCCATCACGAGGATGGCGGACTGGGAGGTGGTGAACGCCGAGCCCGATCCCGACCGGCCGACCGAGCCCCCGGGCATCATCGACCTGAAGAGCGCGTCCACCGAGTCCTCGCTCTCGGGCACGCCCTACAACGAGTGGTGA
- the mqnC gene encoding cyclic dehypoxanthinyl futalosine synthase: protein MAILEAIAEKVRAGEPLGRAEGVVLLREGDFLELGMLADSVRQRLHPEPVVTYIIDRNINYTNVCTAQCAFCAFYRDLPSKEGYLLSKRELAQKIEETLALGGNQILLQGGLHPDLGIEYYEELFRWIKANYPIWIHGLSPAEVKHIERVSRLTTEEALRRLIAAGLDSIPGGGAEILSDRVRERIGIAKGTTAEWLEVMEVAHGLGMKTTATMMFGHVETLEERIDHLIHLRDLQARTRGFTAFIAWTFQPAHTAIGGDELTSFQYLRTLAVARVMLDNFPNVQASWVTQGGKIGQVSLRFGANDFGSLMIEENVVSAAGAHFRLTEAEIARNIQDAGFVPKRRTMDYRIVGDPYCWTHPTPALPGEPATAASLAG, encoded by the coding sequence ATGGCCATCCTTGAGGCGATCGCGGAGAAGGTGCGGGCGGGCGAGCCGCTCGGCCGCGCGGAGGGTGTGGTCCTCCTCCGGGAGGGCGACTTCCTGGAGCTGGGCATGCTCGCGGACAGCGTCCGGCAGCGCCTGCACCCGGAGCCGGTCGTCACCTACATCATCGACCGCAACATCAACTACACCAATGTCTGCACCGCCCAGTGCGCCTTCTGCGCGTTCTACCGGGACCTTCCCTCAAAGGAGGGGTACCTTCTCTCCAAGCGCGAGCTAGCCCAGAAGATCGAGGAGACCCTGGCTTTGGGGGGCAACCAGATCCTGCTCCAGGGGGGACTCCACCCCGACCTCGGCATCGAGTACTACGAGGAGCTGTTCCGCTGGATCAAGGCGAACTACCCCATCTGGATCCACGGGCTCTCCCCGGCGGAGGTGAAGCACATCGAGAGGGTCTCCCGCCTCACCACCGAGGAGGCGCTGCGCCGCCTGATCGCGGCTGGCCTCGACTCCATCCCGGGGGGCGGGGCCGAGATCCTGTCTGACCGTGTGCGCGAGCGCATCGGCATCGCCAAGGGCACGACCGCGGAGTGGCTGGAGGTCATGGAGGTCGCCCACGGGCTGGGCATGAAGACCACGGCCACCATGATGTTCGGGCACGTGGAAACGCTCGAGGAGCGGATCGACCACCTCATCCACCTTCGCGATCTCCAGGCCCGAACCCGGGGCTTCACCGCCTTCATCGCCTGGACCTTTCAGCCCGCCCACACCGCCATCGGGGGAGACGAGCTCACCTCCTTCCAGTACCTCCGCACGCTGGCCGTGGCGCGGGTCATGCTCGACAACTTCCCGAACGTGCAGGCCTCCTGGGTCACCCAGGGGGGCAAGATCGGGCAGGTCTCGCTCCGGTTCGGGGCCAACGACTTTGGGAGCCTCATGATCGAGGAGAATGTGGTCTCCGCGGCGGGAGCCCACTTCCGCCTGACGGAGGCGGAGATCGCGCGCAACATCCAGGACGCGGGATTCGTGCCCAAGCGCCGGACCATGGACTACCGGATCGTGGGCGATCCCTACTGTTGGACGCACCCGACCCCGGCCCTGCCCGGAGAGCCGGCTACCGCCGCCTCCCTGGCCGGCTGA
- a CDS encoding cohesin domain-containing protein, translated as MGSLGRLFAVALALSLAGWGCAARSAYRQGQKEAKKGNWDLAVARLTAALQKDPENIDYKIALENARVEASRFHHAEARKHLAADELEKAADELEIATRYDPGDRSASDDLIRTRDKIRAREEEKKRLSEFEAMKSRAQAARVPVPVLSPRSPVPVAIKFTETSLEKILDTLGKLSGVNILFDEGYRDKKYTVNLTGVTFQEALDQITFVNRLFYKVLDQNTIIIVPESPQKRRTYDDFVLRTFYLQNADVNETLNQVKTLAGITKATANKDLAAITVIATPDKVALAERIVEANDKPKGEIMAEIQILEVDRTKVKDFGIRLSNYEVSATFSPTGAAGEVDSSGFTHVRAQLLSSLNLADFVVNVPSTIFAKFLQTDTNARILAAPKLRAAEGKMTALKIGQEVPVPVTTFTATATGGTGTFAPATSFQYRNVGVTLELTPKVNASGDIALELTAEFSILGANADLGGQTLPTFLTRSVKGILRLRDGETSLIGGLVQGRETTALSGVIGLQSVPILNRIFTSTVKNIDDLEIIISITAHLVRGPKLSEEDLRSTYVGTEETVKVPSIRPPLFGAPEPVPPPGPAPRGAPRGAPAAPPEAPPAPAPSPGPPGASPSPEPPEVQPPDARPTTALFSPPEASVKAGQTTALSLVVVGARDLRAVEAVFVYDPALLEAVDIAPGSLLTLDGANVAVEKTLESGRARIRFTRAVATAGSGEVAVATFRGLRPGAWPVGVESLILATGAAADRPAAPSPGRLVVMP; from the coding sequence TTGGGTTCCCTTGGCCGATTGTTCGCGGTGGCGCTCGCCCTGAGCCTGGCCGGGTGGGGCTGCGCGGCCCGTTCCGCCTACCGCCAGGGACAGAAGGAAGCCAAGAAGGGGAATTGGGACCTGGCCGTGGCCCGCCTGACCGCCGCCCTCCAGAAGGACCCGGAGAACATCGACTACAAGATCGCCCTCGAGAACGCCCGCGTCGAGGCCAGCCGCTTCCACCACGCCGAGGCCCGCAAGCACTTGGCCGCGGACGAGCTGGAGAAGGCGGCGGACGAGCTCGAAATCGCCACCCGGTACGACCCCGGCGACCGCTCGGCGTCGGACGACCTGATTCGGACCCGGGACAAGATCCGCGCCCGCGAGGAGGAGAAGAAGCGGCTGTCCGAGTTCGAGGCCATGAAGAGCCGAGCCCAGGCGGCCCGGGTCCCCGTTCCCGTTCTCTCCCCGCGCAGCCCGGTGCCGGTAGCCATAAAGTTCACGGAGACGAGCCTAGAGAAGATCCTGGACACCCTCGGCAAGCTCTCCGGGGTCAACATCCTCTTCGACGAGGGCTACCGGGACAAGAAGTACACCGTGAACCTCACGGGCGTGACCTTCCAGGAGGCCCTCGACCAGATCACCTTCGTGAACAGGCTCTTCTACAAGGTGCTGGACCAGAACACGATCATCATCGTGCCGGAGTCTCCCCAAAAGCGGAGGACCTACGACGACTTCGTGCTCCGCACCTTCTACCTCCAGAACGCGGACGTCAACGAAACCCTAAACCAGGTGAAGACCCTGGCCGGGATCACCAAGGCCACGGCCAACAAGGACCTTGCGGCCATCACCGTGATCGCCACCCCCGACAAGGTGGCCCTCGCCGAGCGGATCGTGGAGGCCAACGACAAGCCCAAGGGCGAGATCATGGCGGAGATCCAGATCCTGGAGGTCGACCGGACGAAGGTGAAGGACTTCGGGATCCGCCTCTCGAACTACGAGGTCTCCGCCACCTTCAGCCCCACCGGCGCCGCGGGCGAGGTGGACAGCTCGGGCTTCACCCACGTGCGGGCCCAGCTCCTGTCCTCCCTCAACCTCGCCGACTTCGTGGTCAACGTGCCCTCCACCATCTTCGCGAAGTTCCTCCAGACGGACACCAACGCCCGCATCCTCGCCGCCCCCAAGCTGCGGGCGGCGGAGGGCAAGATGACGGCGCTCAAGATCGGGCAGGAGGTGCCGGTCCCGGTGACGACCTTCACCGCCACCGCCACCGGCGGCACGGGCACCTTCGCGCCCGCGACCTCCTTCCAGTACCGAAACGTGGGCGTGACTCTGGAGCTCACTCCCAAGGTCAACGCCAGCGGCGACATCGCCCTCGAGCTCACTGCCGAGTTCAGCATCCTGGGCGCCAACGCCGATCTCGGCGGCCAGACCCTGCCCACCTTCCTGACCCGGAGCGTGAAGGGCATCCTGCGCCTCCGGGACGGTGAGACGAGCCTCATCGGGGGGCTGGTGCAGGGACGGGAGACCACGGCGCTGTCCGGCGTCATCGGCCTCCAGAGCGTCCCCATCCTCAACCGGATCTTCACCTCCACGGTCAAGAACATCGACGACCTGGAGATCATAATCTCGATCACCGCGCACCTAGTCCGCGGACCAAAGCTGTCGGAGGAGGACCTAAGGTCCACGTACGTGGGGACCGAGGAGACGGTCAAGGTGCCGAGCATCCGGCCCCCGCTCTTCGGGGCCCCCGAGCCCGTCCCCCCGCCCGGCCCCGCTCCGCGCGGCGCTCCGCGAGGGGCGCCGGCGGCCCCTCCCGAGGCCCCCCCCGCGCCGGCCCCATCTCCGGGCCCGCCCGGGGCCTCGCCCTCACCCGAGCCCCCGGAGGTGCAGCCCCCGGATGCCCGGCCCACCACCGCCCTCTTCAGCCCACCGGAGGCGAGTGTCAAAGCCGGGCAGACGACGGCGCTTTCCCTGGTGGTGGTGGGGGCCCGCGACCTTCGGGCCGTGGAGGCGGTGTTCGTCTACGATCCCGCCCTCCTGGAGGCGGTCGACATCGCTCCCGGCTCGCTCCTGACCCTGGACGGGGCGAACGTGGCGGTTGAGAAGACGCTCGAGTCCGGTCGGGCCCGCATCCGGTTCACGCGGGCCGTGGCCACGGCGGGCTCGGGAGAGGTGGCGGTGGCCACCTTCCGGGGCCTTCGCCCCGGGGCGTGGCCGGTCGGGGTGGAGTCCCTGATCCTCGCCACCGGGGCCGCCGCCGACCGGCCGGCCGCGCCTTCCCCCGGCCGGCTCGTGGTGATGCCGTGA
- a CDS encoding peptidoglycan DD-metalloendopeptidase family protein — MKRLCTAGALALLLLPTQLPWWIDGLGAAPIPAGALRVLRGTVGRRATLASLLDGTLSRAGVQRLVETARPVHDLARLSIGHPFGLALGPDGLIWAFTYGIDELRTLRVSRRGQALAAEVVSHEYETGVASVTGVIDSSLFAAVNAAGEDDQLALDLADIFAWEVDFNTDLRKGDGFRVAVEKLFLEGRFRRYGRLFAAELTRGNRVFRAVRFEGARGVGYYAPDGSSLRKAFLRSPLKFSRITSRFSLARFHPLLHETLPHLGVDYAAPTGTPVVATADGVVTRAGWDGGYGQAVRLRHANGFTTLYGHLVRIDVRTGQRVGQGTRIGAVGMTGLATGPHLDYRMTRNGAFVDPLRVVSPPAEPIPTEERAAFVATSARHLALLGSGAGPTLTATNP; from the coding sequence ATGAAGCGACTCTGCACCGCGGGTGCTCTCGCCCTCCTCCTCCTGCCCACGCAGTTGCCGTGGTGGATCGATGGTCTCGGCGCCGCGCCTATCCCCGCGGGTGCGCTCCGGGTCCTGCGGGGCACGGTTGGGCGACGCGCCACCCTCGCTTCCCTCCTCGACGGCACCCTCTCGCGCGCGGGCGTCCAGCGCCTGGTGGAGACAGCCCGCCCCGTGCATGACCTCGCCCGCCTCTCCATCGGCCACCCCTTCGGCCTGGCCCTGGGGCCGGACGGGCTCATCTGGGCCTTCACCTATGGCATCGACGAGCTCCGCACCCTCAGGGTTAGTCGCCGCGGCCAGGCGCTCGCGGCCGAGGTCGTGAGCCACGAGTACGAGACGGGGGTGGCCAGCGTCACGGGCGTTATTGACTCCAGCCTTTTTGCGGCCGTGAACGCGGCCGGGGAGGACGATCAACTCGCCCTCGATCTGGCCGACATCTTCGCTTGGGAGGTTGACTTCAACACCGACCTCCGTAAGGGGGACGGCTTCCGAGTGGCGGTGGAGAAGCTCTTCTTGGAAGGCCGCTTCCGCCGCTACGGTCGCCTCTTCGCCGCCGAGCTCACCCGGGGCAACCGCGTTTTCCGGGCCGTGCGGTTCGAGGGCGCGCGGGGGGTCGGGTACTACGCCCCCGACGGCTCATCGCTCCGCAAGGCCTTCCTGCGCTCGCCCCTCAAATTCTCCCGCATAACGTCCCGCTTCAGCTTGGCCCGCTTTCACCCCCTCCTCCACGAGACCCTCCCCCACCTTGGCGTGGACTACGCCGCCCCCACGGGCACGCCGGTGGTGGCGACCGCGGACGGGGTGGTGACCCGGGCGGGCTGGGACGGCGGCTACGGGCAGGCGGTGCGTCTTCGTCACGCCAACGGCTTCACGACTCTCTACGGGCACCTGGTGCGCATCGACGTGCGCACGGGGCAGAGGGTGGGGCAAGGGACGCGGATCGGGGCGGTGGGCATGACCGGCCTCGCCACCGGCCCCCACCTCGACTACCGGATGACACGCAACGGCGCCTTCGTGGACCCACTCAGGGTCGTCTCCCCGCCCGCCGAGCCCATCCCCACCGAGGAGCGGGCGGCCTTCGTCGCCACCTCCGCGCGGCACCTGGCCCTCCTGGGAAGTGGCGCTGGCCCTACGCTCACGGCCACGAACCCCTGA
- the mqnE gene encoding aminofutalosine synthase MqnE, protein MATALVETRFRDTALEPIRAKVMAGQRLDFADGVALYRTNDLLALGHLANHVREQRHGDVAYFVWNTHLNHTNVCAATCDFCAFAAKKGEERAYTMGLDEIFRNVAALPAPVREVHIVGGLHPDLPWSYFLDMMRGIKRVRPDIHIKAFTAVEVFFFHRLYRMSVERVLAELREAGLDSMPGGGAEIFAPRTRDAIIKGKADAEQWLAVMREAHRQGIPTNATMLYGHIESVEDRVDHLLRLRSLQDETGGFVTYIPLAFQPWEAPAMKLPETTGFEDLKAIAVGRLMLDNFPHIKSYWIMIGPRLAQVGLSFGADDIDGTVTEEKIAHDAGAPTAQSLSVHDLCRLIREAGRRPLERDTVFNVVKEW, encoded by the coding sequence ATGGCCACCGCTCTCGTCGAGACCCGCTTCCGCGACACCGCGCTCGAGCCCATCCGGGCGAAGGTGATGGCCGGGCAGCGGCTGGACTTTGCGGACGGGGTCGCCCTTTATCGGACCAACGACCTCCTGGCCCTCGGCCACCTGGCCAACCACGTCCGCGAGCAGCGCCACGGGGATGTCGCCTATTTCGTCTGGAACACCCACCTCAATCACACCAACGTGTGTGCGGCCACCTGCGACTTCTGCGCCTTTGCGGCCAAGAAGGGGGAGGAGCGGGCCTACACCATGGGGTTGGACGAGATCTTCCGTAACGTGGCCGCGCTGCCGGCGCCGGTACGGGAAGTTCACATCGTGGGCGGCTTGCACCCCGACCTGCCCTGGTCGTACTTCCTGGACATGATGCGGGGGATCAAGAGGGTCCGGCCCGACATCCACATCAAGGCGTTCACCGCGGTGGAGGTGTTTTTCTTTCACCGCCTCTACCGCATGAGCGTCGAGCGGGTCCTGGCCGAGCTCCGGGAGGCCGGCCTCGACTCCATGCCCGGGGGAGGGGCGGAGATCTTCGCTCCCCGGACCCGGGACGCGATCATCAAGGGCAAGGCCGACGCCGAGCAATGGCTGGCCGTGATGCGCGAGGCCCACCGGCAGGGCATCCCCACCAACGCGACCATGCTCTATGGCCACATCGAGTCCGTGGAGGACAGGGTCGACCACCTCCTCCGGCTGCGCAGCCTCCAGGACGAAACGGGCGGCTTCGTGACCTATATCCCGCTCGCCTTCCAGCCCTGGGAGGCCCCGGCCATGAAGCTACCCGAGACCACAGGCTTCGAGGACTTGAAGGCGATCGCGGTGGGGCGGCTGATGCTCGACAACTTCCCCCACATCAAGTCCTACTGGATCATGATCGGACCGCGGCTGGCCCAGGTAGGTCTCAGCTTCGGGGCCGATGACATCGACGGGACGGTCACGGAGGAGAAGATTGCCCACGACGCGGGTGCGCCCACCGCGCAGTCCCTGAGCGTCCATGATCTCTGCCGGCTCATCCGGGAGGCCGGGCGCCGGCCCCTCGAGCGCGACACCGTGTTCAACGTGGTGAAGGAGTGGTGA
- a CDS encoding menaquinone biosynthesis protein: protein MSASAPEPLRLGIVPYLNVAPVVHGLRGDPRFLLERDVPAQVAERLHRGEIDLGMIPSIEYAYGDYAIVPGIAIGSHGPVRSVRLFHRRPLPEIRRVALDTSSRTSVALLKILMRERLGRDPEYVPMSPSVPEMLEAADAALVIGDPALYFEGEAAWLDLGEEWRARTGLPFVFAFWAGRPGGVTTAQVARLQESLRAGLQAISTIASSYNGYGAGHGAENESYLRSNMVYDLGEAEVGGLREFYRRAHALGLIPRIPELRFHGHP from the coding sequence GTGAGCGCTTCCGCGCCGGAACCCCTGCGCCTGGGCATCGTGCCCTACCTGAACGTGGCTCCCGTCGTTCACGGTCTCCGGGGCGACCCCCGCTTCCTCCTGGAGCGCGACGTTCCCGCCCAGGTCGCGGAACGGCTCCATCGTGGCGAAATTGACCTGGGCATGATCCCGTCCATCGAGTACGCCTATGGGGACTACGCGATCGTCCCCGGAATCGCCATCGGCAGCCACGGCCCCGTGCGCTCGGTCCGCCTCTTCCACCGGCGACCGCTCCCCGAGATTCGCCGCGTGGCCCTGGACACCTCCAGCCGAACCAGCGTGGCCCTGCTCAAGATCCTGATGCGCGAGCGACTGGGGCGCGACCCGGAGTACGTGCCCATGTCCCCCTCCGTGCCCGAGATGCTGGAGGCGGCCGACGCCGCCCTCGTCATTGGGGATCCCGCTCTCTACTTCGAGGGCGAGGCCGCGTGGCTGGACCTGGGCGAGGAGTGGAGGGCCCGGACCGGGCTGCCCTTTGTCTTCGCCTTCTGGGCGGGCCGACCGGGCGGGGTGACGACGGCCCAAGTGGCGCGACTGCAGGAGTCACTGCGCGCGGGCCTTCAAGCCATCTCCACCATCGCTTCGAGCTACAATGGCTATGGTGCCGGGCACGGGGCGGAGAACGAGTCGTACCTCCGATCGAACATGGTCTACGACCTGGGGGAGGCGGAAGTGGGAGGGCTCCGGGAGTTCTACCGGCGGGCGCACGCCCTGGGCCTTATCCCCAGGATCCCGGAGCTGAGGTTTCATGGCCATCCTTGA
- a CDS encoding type II secretion system protein — MDSSSSRGVTYLELVATAAIVMILASAIMPLARVTYTRQKEIELRRTLREIRFAVDRYHLAVEQGAIGGTDVKVGSEGYPPDLEILVKGVNRVGAIQKKLKFLRRIPVDPMTGTAEWGQRCYQDEPDSTSWCGQNVWDVYSKNTGKGLDGTQYNSW; from the coding sequence ATGGACAGTAGCTCCTCCCGAGGCGTGACCTACCTGGAACTGGTGGCCACCGCCGCCATTGTGATGATCCTGGCCTCCGCCATAATGCCCTTGGCCCGGGTGACTTACACCCGGCAAAAGGAGATCGAGCTGAGGCGCACCCTGCGGGAAATAAGGTTCGCCGTCGACCGCTATCACTTGGCGGTGGAGCAAGGCGCCATCGGGGGCACCGACGTCAAGGTGGGGAGCGAGGGCTATCCGCCCGATCTCGAGATCCTGGTCAAGGGGGTCAACCGGGTGGGGGCGATCCAGAAGAAGCTCAAGTTCCTGCGCCGCATACCGGTGGACCCCATGACGGGAACCGCGGAGTGGGGCCAGCGCTGCTATCAGGACGAACCCGATAGCACGTCTTGGTGCGGCCAGAACGTCTGGGACGTGTACTCGAAGAACACGGGGAAGGGATTGGATGGGACGCAGTACAACTCCTGGTGA
- the pilO gene encoding type 4a pilus biogenesis protein PilO translates to MTPAPPLPFWRRRLLPVFWALVGLNVAAFAAYTFPRQLQLRSVTSRVALLRAEVERELEITAGLRRRADTIRSNTADMQRFYRGVVGPRDTELRPTLQEVEKMAAEPGLKARRRTYHPEDVKGTRLTRVAISFPVEGTYHQLVEFLARVERSPRFLTVDRVALRRSAEQRGDLSIELSAYFRAGSPESHGQ, encoded by the coding sequence GTGACTCCCGCCCCGCCTCTTCCCTTCTGGCGGCGCCGCCTCCTGCCCGTGTTCTGGGCCCTGGTCGGCCTGAACGTGGCCGCCTTCGCGGCCTACACCTTCCCCCGCCAGCTACAACTCCGCAGCGTCACCTCCCGGGTGGCCCTGCTCCGGGCGGAGGTGGAACGCGAGCTAGAGATCACGGCTGGCCTGCGCCGCCGCGCGGACACGATCCGCTCCAACACCGCGGACATGCAGCGCTTCTACCGCGGGGTGGTGGGCCCGCGGGACACCGAGCTGCGGCCCACCCTGCAGGAGGTCGAGAAGATGGCCGCGGAGCCGGGCCTGAAGGCCCGGCGCCGCACGTATCACCCCGAGGACGTCAAGGGAACGCGGCTGACCCGGGTGGCCATCTCGTTCCCGGTGGAAGGGACGTATCATCAACTGGTGGAGTTCCTGGCCCGCGTCGAGCGCTCGCCGCGTTTCCTCACCGTGGACCGGGTGGCCCTCAGGCGCAGCGCGGAACAGAGGGGGGACTTGAGCATCGAGCTCTCCGCCTACTTCCGAGCCGGATCCCCGGAGAGCCATGGACAGTAG